The following coding sequences are from one Treponema bryantii window:
- a CDS encoding GH36-type glycosyl hydrolase domain-containing protein, which yields MKFGHFDDANREYVIETPRTPYPWINYLGTQGFFSLISNTAGGYSFYKDARLRRITRYRYNNVPIDMGGRYFYINDNGTIWNPGWSPVKAELDAYECRHGMGYTIITGKKNGLKAQVTFFVPQDYDGEVQQVVLTNESGSDKTFKFWSFAEWCLWDAQDDCTNFQRNFSTGRVEIKDSTIYHKTEYRDRRNHFAFYSVNDKIDGYDTDRDTFIGLYNGFHNPQQVLDGKCGNSLADGWSPIASHYKEITLKAGESKTLVFILGYVEMPVDKKFEADGKTINKEKALAMIEKYNTPEKFAAGMKELRAYWDKLLGILNVNTPEDKVNRMVNIWNQYQCMVTFNLSRSASYFESGIGRGMGFRDSNQDILGFVHQIPDRARERLIDIASTQLEDGGCYHQYQPLTKKGNADIGGDFSDDPLWMILSVSAYIKETGDWSILDAKVPYDNDESKAKSMLDHLTVSFYHIVNNLGPHGLPLAMRADWNDCINLSCFSDTPGESFQTYTNPKFKNEGGYSKVAESVFVAALFTYVGPNFVGILNHLGKKDEAAKAQAEIDKMKKVMMDSAWDGNWFMRAYDANGQKMGSKECEEGQIFIEPQGFAIMSDIDKDATKKTLAAIDERLNTKHGLVLNNPAFSKYYVQYGEISTYPGGYKENAGIFTHNNAWIICAAAYAGEGDQAFKYYSEIAPAYTEETSDLHKTEPYVYGQMIGGKDAGSDIGQTGKNFGQGKNSWLTGTAAWNMVAISQYILGIQPDFDGLKVDPSIPADWDGFTATRLFRGSKYNITIKNPGHVCKGVKSMVVDGAAVDGCVVPYVEGKKEVNVEITLG from the coding sequence ATGAAGTTTGGACACTTTGATGATGCCAACCGCGAGTATGTTATTGAAACTCCTCGCACACCTTATCCTTGGATCAACTATCTTGGAACTCAGGGATTTTTCTCGTTAATTTCCAACACAGCAGGAGGATACAGCTTCTATAAAGATGCTCGTCTCCGCCGCATCACACGCTACCGCTACAACAATGTACCTATCGATATGGGTGGCCGCTATTTCTACATTAACGACAATGGAACAATCTGGAACCCTGGATGGTCTCCAGTAAAAGCAGAACTTGATGCTTACGAATGCCGCCACGGTATGGGCTACACAATTATCACAGGTAAAAAGAATGGTCTTAAAGCACAGGTAACTTTCTTTGTACCACAGGATTATGATGGCGAAGTTCAGCAGGTAGTTCTTACAAACGAAAGTGGTTCAGACAAGACTTTCAAATTCTGGTCTTTCGCTGAATGGTGTCTTTGGGATGCTCAGGACGACTGTACAAACTTCCAGAGAAACTTTTCTACAGGCCGCGTAGAAATCAAAGATTCAACAATCTACCATAAAACAGAATACCGCGACCGCCGCAATCATTTTGCATTCTACTCAGTAAACGACAAGATTGACGGATACGATACAGACCGCGATACATTCATTGGTCTTTACAACGGATTCCATAACCCACAGCAGGTTCTCGACGGAAAATGTGGAAACTCACTTGCTGACGGATGGTCTCCAATTGCTTCTCACTACAAGGAAATCACTCTTAAAGCAGGCGAATCAAAAACTCTCGTATTCATCCTGGGTTATGTAGAAATGCCAGTGGACAAAAAGTTCGAGGCAGACGGCAAGACAATCAACAAAGAAAAAGCTCTTGCTATGATCGAAAAATACAACACACCAGAAAAGTTTGCAGCAGGTATGAAAGAGCTCCGCGCTTACTGGGACAAGCTGCTTGGCATCCTCAACGTAAACACACCGGAAGACAAAGTAAACCGCATGGTAAACATCTGGAACCAGTATCAGTGTATGGTTACCTTTAATCTTTCACGTTCTGCCAGCTACTTTGAGAGCGGAATTGGTCGTGGAATGGGATTCCGCGATTCAAACCAGGACATTCTTGGTTTCGTACATCAGATTCCAGACCGCGCACGCGAACGCCTTATCGACATTGCTTCTACTCAGCTTGAAGACGGTGGATGTTACCATCAGTATCAGCCACTCACAAAGAAAGGAAATGCAGACATCGGTGGAGACTTCTCTGATGACCCGCTCTGGATGATTCTTTCCGTATCAGCTTACATTAAAGAAACTGGCGACTGGTCAATCCTCGATGCAAAGGTTCCTTATGACAACGATGAGTCTAAGGCTAAGTCAATGCTCGACCACCTTACAGTAAGCTTCTACCACATTGTAAACAACCTGGGACCACACGGACTTCCACTTGCAATGCGCGCAGACTGGAACGACTGTATCAACCTTTCATGTTTCTCTGACACACCAGGCGAGAGCTTCCAGACATATACAAACCCTAAGTTTAAGAACGAAGGCGGTTACTCAAAGGTTGCAGAATCTGTATTCGTTGCAGCACTCTTCACTTATGTTGGACCAAATTTCGTAGGAATCTTGAATCACTTGGGCAAGAAGGACGAAGCAGCAAAGGCTCAGGCAGAAATCGACAAGATGAAGAAAGTTATGATGGACAGTGCTTGGGACGGAAACTGGTTTATGCGTGCTTACGACGCAAACGGCCAGAAGATGGGGTCTAAGGAATGTGAAGAAGGACAGATCTTCATTGAACCACAGGGCTTTGCAATCATGTCTGATATCGACAAGGATGCAACAAAGAAGACTCTCGCAGCAATTGACGAACGCTTGAACACAAAGCACGGTCTTGTTTTGAACAATCCTGCTTTCTCTAAATACTACGTACAGTACGGTGAAATCTCTACTTATCCGGGCGGATACAAAGAGAACGCTGGTATCTTCACACACAACAATGCATGGATTATCTGTGCTGCTGCTTATGCGGGTGAGGGTGATCAGGCATTCAAGTACTACTCAGAAATCGCTCCTGCTTATACAGAAGAAACATCTGATCTTCACAAGACAGAGCCTTATGTATACGGCCAGATGATTGGTGGTAAGGATGCAGGTTCTGATATCGGCCAGACAGGCAAGAACTTTGGCCAGGGTAAGAACTCTTGGCTTACAGGTACTGCAGCATGGAACATGGTTGCAATCAGCCAGTACATCCTCGGTATTCAGCCAGACTTCGACGGACTCAAGGTAGATCCTTCTATCCCTGCTGACTGGGACGGATTTACAGCAACACGTCTTTTCCGCGGTTCTAAATACAACATCACAATCAAAAACCCAGGCCACGTATGCAAGGGCGTAAAGAGCATGGTTGTAGACGGCGCTGCAGTTGACGGATGTGTAGTTCCATACGTTGAAGGAAAGAAAGAAGTTAATGTTGAAATCACATTAGGCTAA